In a single window of the Terrirubrum flagellatum genome:
- a CDS encoding EAL domain-containing protein produces the protein MTLGGHARAGRSPLRRIAGLLAVTFGLLVWGGAASALEAIRVPPGSQAIDLLPRVERQSATGETIQISTAPGADGIVRRISVKSLTPGARSSWIAFALSNNTDEQVEKLLVAPHFVLVGSGIVQPDLGSQRITAVTASQGSSPEREDSPDADVFQITLDPGATITFVAELANPVLPQLYLWDQDAYRDKNNGLTLYRGIVIGIATLLALFLTVVFVVKGAIIFPAAAALAWAVLAYAGIDFGFFNRIFGLAPAASGVYRAISEAVLAATLLVFLFAYLNLNRWHVRYSHLTIGWLLFLGALIGLALFNPAFAAGVARVSIGAVAAIGLILILYLSTHGYDRAVMLIPTWLLLLLWVGAAALVVNGQTQNDTVAPALIGGLVLIVMLIGFTVMQHAFSGAPANETMGAETMRRALALSGSGDAVFDWDIATDRIHAGTEIEQQLGLRRGSLSATASDWLALVHPFDRDQYAAVLDVALEQRRGRIQHDFRIKAQNGQYHWARLKARPVLGPDGEVTRIMGTLSDVTDIRHAEERMLHDAVHDNLTGLPNRALFLDRIEGALAMAKADPQIRPTVLAIDVDKFKQINETVGLAAGDSILLSLARRLRRILRPQDTLGRIGGDEFAIILMSEREPERITAFADMVRRTLASPFGFGDRELYLKASIGLTLADGQSNTTKDDMLRNAELAMAHAKKLGGDRIQVFRPAMRRERDDRLSIEADLRRALDRQEITLVYQPIVRLEDRTVAGFEALLRWDHPRLGRIPPKDFIPIAEETGLIIDLGAYAMDRAARELAAWQAALDVDPPIFASVNISSRQLLRHDLLQDVKNLLSRIRLIPGTLKLELTESLVMENPEYAAKMLERIRALGAGLSLDDFGTGHSSLAYLERFTFDTLKIDQSFVRENRKGSRSILLRTMITMAHDLDMSVIAEGAETEGDAIELYQLGCEYAQGYLFGEPMSALEARRLVGASTTLAAE, from the coding sequence TTGACGTTGGGCGGTCACGCGCGAGCCGGTCGCTCCCCCCTCAGACGCATCGCCGGCCTGCTGGCCGTGACCTTCGGGCTGCTCGTCTGGGGCGGCGCGGCGTCGGCGCTTGAGGCGATCCGCGTTCCGCCGGGTTCGCAGGCCATCGATCTGCTGCCGCGCGTCGAACGCCAGAGCGCGACCGGCGAAACCATCCAGATCTCCACTGCGCCTGGCGCCGACGGCATCGTGCGACGCATCTCGGTGAAGTCACTGACGCCGGGCGCGCGATCGAGCTGGATCGCCTTCGCCTTGTCCAACAATACCGACGAGCAGGTCGAGAAGCTGCTCGTCGCGCCGCATTTCGTGCTCGTCGGCTCCGGCATCGTGCAGCCCGATCTCGGCTCGCAGCGCATCACCGCGGTGACCGCGAGCCAGGGCTCTTCGCCGGAGCGCGAGGATAGCCCCGACGCCGACGTGTTCCAGATCACGCTCGATCCCGGCGCGACGATCACTTTCGTCGCCGAGCTTGCGAACCCGGTGCTGCCGCAGCTCTATCTCTGGGATCAGGACGCCTATCGCGACAAGAACAATGGCCTCACGCTCTATCGCGGCATCGTCATCGGCATTGCGACGCTGCTCGCGCTTTTTCTTACCGTCGTTTTCGTCGTCAAAGGCGCGATCATTTTCCCCGCCGCGGCCGCCCTCGCCTGGGCCGTCCTCGCCTATGCCGGCATTGATTTCGGATTTTTCAATCGCATCTTCGGCCTCGCGCCCGCGGCGAGCGGCGTCTATCGCGCCATTTCGGAAGCGGTGCTTGCGGCAACCTTGCTCGTCTTCCTCTTCGCCTATCTCAACCTCAATCGCTGGCATGTCCGCTACAGCCATCTGACGATCGGCTGGCTGCTCTTTCTTGGCGCGCTGATCGGGCTTGCGCTGTTCAATCCCGCCTTCGCCGCGGGCGTCGCGCGCGTCTCGATCGGCGCGGTCGCCGCGATCGGCCTCATTCTCATCCTCTATCTCTCGACGCATGGCTACGACCGCGCGGTGATGCTGATCCCGACCTGGCTGCTGCTGCTCTTATGGGTCGGCGCCGCGGCGCTCGTCGTCAACGGGCAGACGCAGAATGACACCGTCGCGCCGGCGCTCATCGGCGGCCTTGTGCTCATCGTGATGCTGATCGGCTTCACAGTGATGCAGCACGCCTTTTCCGGCGCGCCCGCGAATGAGACGATGGGCGCCGAGACGATGCGACGTGCGCTGGCGCTGTCGGGCTCCGGCGATGCGGTGTTCGACTGGGACATTGCGACCGATCGCATCCATGCGGGAACGGAGATCGAGCAGCAGCTTGGCCTGCGCCGCGGTTCGCTTTCCGCGACGGCCTCCGACTGGCTTGCGCTCGTGCATCCGTTCGATCGCGATCAGTACGCCGCCGTGCTCGACGTCGCGCTCGAACAGCGGCGCGGCCGCATCCAGCATGATTTCCGCATCAAGGCGCAGAACGGACAATATCACTGGGCGCGGCTGAAAGCGCGGCCGGTGCTGGGCCCTGACGGCGAAGTGACGCGCATCATGGGCACTTTGTCTGATGTGACCGACATCCGTCACGCCGAAGAGCGCATGCTGCACGACGCCGTGCATGACAATCTCACTGGCCTGCCCAACCGCGCGCTCTTCCTTGACCGCATCGAAGGCGCGCTGGCGATGGCGAAAGCCGATCCGCAGATCCGCCCGACCGTGCTTGCGATCGACGTCGACAAATTCAAGCAGATCAACGAAACGGTCGGCCTCGCGGCGGGCGACTCCATCCTGCTCTCGCTGGCGCGCCGCCTGCGTCGCATTCTTCGGCCACAGGACACGTTGGGACGCATCGGCGGCGATGAGTTCGCGATCATCCTGATGTCGGAGCGCGAGCCCGAGCGCATCACCGCCTTCGCCGACATGGTGCGCCGGACGCTGGCGAGCCCGTTCGGCTTCGGCGACCGCGAACTCTATCTCAAGGCGTCGATCGGTCTGACGCTGGCCGACGGCCAGTCCAACACCACCAAGGACGACATGCTGCGCAACGCCGAGCTCGCGATGGCGCATGCGAAGAAGCTCGGCGGCGACCGCATCCAGGTGTTCCGCCCGGCGATGCGGCGCGAACGCGACGACCGGCTGAGCATCGAAGCCGATCTCAGGCGCGCGCTCGACCGGCAGGAAATCACGCTCGTCTATCAGCCGATCGTGCGGCTTGAAGATCGCACTGTCGCCGGTTTCGAGGCGCTGCTGCGCTGGGACCATCCAAGGCTTGGCCGCATCCCGCCGAAGGATTTCATCCCGATCGCGGAAGAGACGGGCCTCATCATCGATCTCGGCGCCTACGCCATGGATCGCGCCGCGCGCGAGCTCGCGGCGTGGCAGGCGGCGCTCGATGTCGATCCGCCGATCTTCGCCAGCGTCAACATTTCAAGCCGCCAGCTTCTCCGCCATGATCTTTTGCAGGACGTGAAGAATCTTCTGTCGCGCATCAGGCTCATTCCGGGCACGCTGAAGCTTGAACTCACCGAAAGTCTGGTGATGGAGAATCCGGAATATGCGGCGAAGATGCTGGAGCGCATCCGTGCGCTCGGCGCCGGCCTCTCGCTCGATGATTTCGGCACCGGCCATTCCTCGCTCGCCTATCTCGAGCGCTTCACCTTCGACACGCTGAAAATCGACCAGTCCTTCGTGCGCGAAAACCGCAAGGGTTCGCGCTCGATCCTGCTGCGCACCATGATCACCATGGCGCATGATCTCGACATGTCCGTCATCGCGGAAGGCGCGGAGACCGAGGGCGATGCGATCGAGCTCTATCAGCTCGGTTGCGAATACGCACAGGGCTATCTCTTCGGCGAGCCCATGAGCGCGCTGGAGGCGCGGCGCCTCGTCGGCGCCTCGACGACGTTGGCGGCGGAATAG
- a CDS encoding GNAT family N-acetyltransferase: MPLLRLRTLQGLPTVEGDGLFLRAPQSSDHAEWARLREESRAFLTPWEPTWPENDLSRAAFRLRVRRVADDMRADAAYAFLVTRASDGAILGGLTFSNVRRRVAQTGTLGYWVGAPHARRGYMTRAVRLALRFAFGTLALRRIEAACLPHNAASVRLLEKVGFTREGCAREYLQIAGRWQDHLLYAMLAHDFSGGTARSRGLQG; the protein is encoded by the coding sequence ATGCCGCTTCTACGCCTGCGCACGCTGCAAGGGCTTCCGACGGTCGAAGGCGACGGGCTCTTTCTCAGAGCCCCGCAATCTTCCGACCATGCGGAATGGGCGCGCCTGCGCGAGGAAAGTCGCGCCTTCCTCACGCCCTGGGAGCCGACCTGGCCGGAGAACGATCTGAGCCGCGCCGCCTTTCGCCTGCGCGTCCGGCGCGTGGCCGACGACATGCGCGCCGACGCCGCCTACGCCTTCCTCGTCACGAGGGCGTCGGACGGGGCCATTCTCGGAGGGCTCACCTTCAGCAATGTCCGGCGTCGCGTCGCCCAGACGGGAACGCTCGGCTACTGGGTCGGCGCGCCCCACGCGCGCCGCGGCTACATGACCCGGGCCGTAAGGCTGGCGCTGCGCTTCGCCTTCGGAACGCTGGCGCTCCGGCGCATCGAAGCCGCATGCCTGCCCCACAACGCGGCGTCGGTGCGTCTCCTCGAAAAGGTCGGATTCACGCGTGAGGGCTGCGCCCGTGAATATCTTCAGATCGCCGGCCGCTGGCAGGACCATCTCCTCTACGCGATGCTCGCCCATGATTTCAGCGGGGGAACGGCGCGTTCGCGCGGCTTGCAGGGATAA
- the folD gene encoding bifunctional methylenetetrahydrofolate dehydrogenase/methenyltetrahydrofolate cyclohydrolase FolD: MTTTIDGKAAAAALTAQVTQAAAAFRGEAARAPGLAVVIVGEDPASKVYVGAKGRTARDCGFHSIEHALPKDAAESDVLALVERLNRDDAIDGILVQLPLPAHIDAKRVTQAVAPEKDVDGFSFINVGKLGAGDIDDALVPCTPAGSMLLIESVRGRDLSGLHAVVVGRSNIVGKPMAQLLLQANATVTIAHSRTADLAAVCRSADILVAAVGRPEMIKGDWIKPGATVIDVGINRIPAPERGEGKTRLIGDVEFGAAATRAGAITPVPGGVGPMTIAMLMANTVAAARRRRKLPAHVWRLAS, from the coding sequence ATGACAACGACGATCGACGGTAAGGCGGCCGCGGCTGCGCTGACGGCGCAGGTGACGCAAGCCGCTGCGGCTTTTCGCGGCGAAGCCGCGCGGGCGCCGGGCCTCGCCGTCGTCATCGTCGGCGAAGATCCCGCGAGCAAGGTCTATGTCGGCGCCAAGGGGCGCACGGCGCGCGATTGCGGATTCCACTCCATCGAGCATGCGCTGCCGAAAGATGCGGCGGAGAGCGACGTGCTCGCGCTGGTCGAGCGCCTCAATCGCGACGACGCGATCGACGGCATTCTCGTTCAGCTGCCGCTTCCCGCGCATATCGACGCCAAACGCGTGACGCAGGCGGTCGCGCCGGAGAAGGACGTCGACGGCTTCAGCTTCATCAATGTCGGCAAGCTCGGCGCCGGCGATATCGACGATGCGCTCGTTCCCTGCACGCCGGCGGGATCGATGCTGCTGATCGAGAGCGTGCGCGGCCGCGATCTCTCGGGCCTCCATGCTGTCGTGGTCGGCCGCTCCAATATCGTTGGCAAGCCAATGGCGCAGCTTCTTTTGCAGGCGAACGCGACGGTGACGATCGCCCATAGCCGCACCGCCGATCTTGCGGCCGTCTGCCGCAGCGCCGACATTCTCGTCGCTGCGGTCGGCCGGCCAGAGATGATCAAGGGCGACTGGATCAAGCCCGGCGCGACAGTGATCGATGTCGGCATCAACCGCATTCCCGCGCCCGAACGCGGCGAAGGCAAGACGCGCCTTATCGGCGATGTCGAGTTCGGCGCGGCCGCTACGCGCGCCGGCGCCATCACGCCGGTTCCCGGCGGCGTCGGCCCGATGACAATCGCGATGCTGATGGCGAACACGGTCGCCGCCGCGCGCCGCCGCCGCAAGTTGCCGGCGCATGTCTGGCGTCTGGCCTCATGA
- the mutL gene encoding DNA mismatch repair endonuclease MutL, producing MPIRLLDPVLVDRIAAGEVVERPAAAAKELIENAIDAGARRIEVAIEAGGRRLIRVIDDGAGMSGDDLSLAVERHATSKLPTDDLLAIDTLGFRGEALPSIGSVARLTITSRNGSTPGSSITVDAGRKSSVRPAATERGTRVEVFDLFSATPARLKFLKTDRTEAAAVADQIKRLALAHPAIRFILSSDDGMMLDYSAQSDDEVGFEARAIQVLGPDARGNLLHVHGVREDVEIRGLAGLPTFHRATASHVYLMVNGRPVRDRLIVGAVRAAYSDALPSGRHPVVALDIRCPARMVDVNVHPAKTEVRFRDSGLVRSLIVNALRDAIGQAGHRATPLGGLRTLDAMRPMQAPRFDRTRFTQSHWASSASPRFPEEAPAQQGFSEAAQAAFATAPSADVRFAPIVEANSASDFPLGAARAQLHDNFIVAQTSDGLVIVDQHAAHERIVYEKLKAERAAHGVKRQIMLIPEIIDLDPAQAARLLEHAPQLSEAGLVIESFGPGAVSITEIPALLAGGPIKTMVLDLVDGLSEWGDARSLESRIDAILSRIACHGSVRAGRRLKPEEMNALLRTMEATPFAGQCNHGRPTYVELKLADIERLFGRR from the coding sequence ATGCCGATTCGTCTCCTCGACCCCGTGCTTGTCGATCGCATCGCCGCCGGCGAAGTGGTCGAGCGGCCGGCTGCGGCCGCGAAGGAGCTGATCGAGAACGCGATCGACGCCGGCGCGCGGCGCATCGAGGTGGCGATCGAGGCTGGCGGTCGCCGGCTGATCCGCGTGATCGACGACGGCGCCGGCATGAGCGGAGACGATCTCTCGCTCGCGGTCGAACGCCACGCGACATCGAAGCTTCCGACCGACGACCTGCTCGCCATCGACACGCTCGGCTTTCGCGGCGAGGCGTTGCCTTCGATCGGGTCGGTCGCGCGGCTGACGATCACGTCGCGCAACGGCTCGACGCCGGGCTCGTCGATCACCGTCGACGCCGGCCGTAAATCTTCTGTCCGTCCTGCGGCGACGGAACGCGGCACGCGCGTCGAAGTGTTCGATCTCTTCTCCGCGACGCCGGCGCGATTGAAATTCCTGAAGACGGATCGCACCGAGGCCGCCGCGGTCGCAGACCAGATCAAGCGGTTGGCGCTCGCCCATCCCGCCATCCGCTTCATCCTGTCGAGCGATGACGGAATGATGCTCGATTATTCCGCGCAGAGCGACGATGAGGTCGGCTTCGAGGCGCGCGCGATTCAGGTGCTTGGGCCCGACGCGCGCGGCAACCTGCTTCATGTGCATGGCGTGCGCGAAGATGTGGAAATTCGCGGCCTCGCTGGATTGCCGACGTTCCATCGCGCCACTGCGAGCCATGTCTATCTCATGGTCAATGGCAGGCCGGTGCGCGACCGGCTGATCGTCGGCGCCGTGCGCGCTGCTTATTCCGACGCGCTGCCGAGCGGACGGCATCCCGTTGTCGCGCTCGACATCAGATGCCCGGCGCGCATGGTCGACGTGAATGTGCATCCGGCAAAGACGGAAGTGCGCTTTCGCGACAGCGGCCTCGTGCGCTCTCTGATCGTCAATGCGCTGCGCGACGCGATCGGCCAAGCGGGCCATCGCGCCACGCCGCTTGGCGGCCTACGCACGCTGGACGCGATGCGGCCGATGCAGGCGCCGCGCTTCGATCGCACGCGCTTCACACAGTCGCATTGGGCGTCGTCAGCCTCGCCGCGCTTTCCCGAGGAAGCCCCCGCGCAGCAGGGATTTTCCGAAGCGGCGCAGGCCGCGTTCGCGACCGCGCCCTCCGCGGATGTGCGTTTCGCGCCTATCGTCGAGGCGAATTCGGCAAGCGACTTTCCGCTCGGCGCGGCGCGCGCGCAGCTTCACGACAATTTCATCGTGGCGCAGACAAGCGACGGTCTCGTCATCGTCGACCAGCACGCGGCGCATGAGCGCATCGTCTACGAGAAGCTGAAGGCGGAACGCGCCGCGCACGGCGTGAAGCGCCAGATCATGCTGATCCCCGAAATTATCGATCTCGATCCGGCGCAGGCGGCGCGGCTTCTCGAACATGCGCCGCAACTCAGCGAGGCGGGACTTGTCATCGAATCCTTCGGGCCCGGCGCCGTCTCGATCACGGAAATTCCGGCGTTGCTCGCAGGAGGGCCGATCAAGACGATGGTGCTTGATCTCGTCGACGGCCTGTCGGAGTGGGGCGACGCGCGATCGCTGGAATCTCGTATTGACGCGATCCTGTCGCGCATCGCCTGTCACGGATCGGTGCGCGCCGGGCGCAGATTGAAGCCTGAAGAAATGAACGCGCTTCTCCGCACCATGGAGGCGACGCCTTTCGCCGGCCAGTGCAATCACGGCCGCCCGACCTATGTGGAGTTGAAGCTCGCCGATATTGAGCGGCTGTTCGGGCGGAGATAG
- a CDS encoding cytochrome c oxidase subunit 3 has protein sequence MADAHAKHHDYHLVNPSPWPIIGATSALTLAIGAVMSMKGLAIGGMKLGPFVLGVGAIGVLYVMFAWWSDVIKEANTGDHTRVVQLHHRYGMIMFIASEVMFFVAWFWAFFDASLFPNEIHQYTRAEFTGGHWPPKGIVPFDPWHLPLLNTLILLTSGTTVTWAHHALLENDRESVKWGLWLTIALGALFTCVQAYEYSHASFAFKGSIYGATFFMATGFHGAHVLIGTIFLAVCLLRVYKGDFTPKQHLGFEFAAWYWHFVDVVWLFLFACIYVWASGGGAAASAAGAH, from the coding sequence ATGGCTGACGCTCACGCCAAGCACCACGACTACCACCTGGTCAATCCGAGCCCATGGCCGATCATCGGCGCCACGAGCGCGCTGACGCTGGCCATCGGCGCCGTGATGTCGATGAAGGGCTTGGCGATCGGCGGCATGAAGCTCGGGCCGTTCGTGCTCGGCGTCGGCGCGATCGGCGTGCTTTACGTGATGTTCGCCTGGTGGTCCGACGTCATCAAGGAAGCCAACACCGGCGACCATACGCGCGTCGTCCAGCTTCATCATCGCTACGGCATGATCATGTTCATCGCCTCCGAGGTGATGTTCTTCGTCGCATGGTTCTGGGCGTTCTTCGACGCCTCGCTATTCCCGAACGAGATCCATCAATACACCCGCGCCGAATTCACCGGCGGGCACTGGCCGCCGAAGGGCATCGTTCCCTTCGATCCCTGGCATCTGCCGCTGCTCAACACGCTGATCCTGCTGACCTCGGGCACCACGGTGACCTGGGCGCATCATGCGCTGCTCGAGAACGACCGCGAGAGCGTGAAGTGGGGTCTGTGGCTGACGATCGCGCTCGGCGCGCTCTTCACCTGCGTGCAGGCCTACGAATACAGCCACGCCTCCTTCGCCTTCAAAGGCAGCATCTATGGCGCGACCTTCTTCATGGCGACCGGCTTCCACGGCGCCCATGTGCTGATCGGCACCATCTTCCTCGCGGTCTGCCTGCTGCGCGTCTACAAGGGCGACTTCACGCCCAAGCAGCATCTCGGCTTCGAATTCGCGGCCTGGTACTGGCATTTCGTCGACGTGGTGTGGCTGTTCCTGTTCGCCTGCATCTATGTCTGGGCGTCGGGCGGCGGAGCCGCGGCGAGCGCCGCCGGCGCTCATTGA
- a CDS encoding pitrilysin family protein: MIKGAPEAEITRLPSGLRVVTQAMPSMRTAAAGVWTRAGARDETREEHGLAHFLEHMTFKGTKRRSPQAIVEEMEAIGGDLNASTTVETTSYYVRLMGGDVPVALDIFADILTNSTFDAQELKREKSVVLQEIGASEDSPEDWAPDLFMEQAFPGQPIGRPILGVRESLKTFDRAMLQAWLDRRYRAPVMVIAAAGDVEHARIVDEAEKLFGGFSSARPTDPTRAIYRGGDVRKARRLEQAHLMLGFEGPSYQGDAHYAAHAFAHVLGGAMSSRLFQEVREKRGLAYAIDAAHWAYSDCGVFCVSAGAGEEDVSDLIAVTLDEIARATHDLSQEELDRARAQMRVSLMSGFESPSQRADQIAHQLLAYDRLVGSDEILAKLDALTIESVRAAGARMLETAPTFTAIGPIRGAPRIDQIAARVGAPVPPSTPAAA, from the coding sequence GTGATCAAGGGCGCGCCTGAGGCTGAGATCACGCGGCTGCCTTCGGGCCTTCGCGTCGTCACGCAAGCGATGCCGTCGATGCGCACGGCCGCAGCCGGCGTGTGGACGCGCGCCGGCGCGCGCGATGAAACGCGTGAAGAGCACGGGCTCGCGCATTTTCTCGAACATATGACGTTCAAGGGCACGAAGCGCCGCAGCCCGCAGGCGATCGTCGAAGAAATGGAGGCGATCGGCGGCGATCTCAATGCCTCAACAACCGTTGAAACGACGAGTTACTATGTCAGGCTGATGGGCGGCGATGTTCCCGTTGCGCTCGACATTTTCGCTGACATCCTCACGAACTCGACCTTCGACGCGCAGGAGCTGAAGCGCGAAAAATCCGTCGTGCTGCAGGAAATCGGCGCGAGCGAGGATTCGCCGGAGGACTGGGCGCCTGATCTTTTCATGGAGCAGGCTTTTCCGGGCCAGCCGATCGGTCGCCCGATTCTTGGCGTGCGCGAGTCGCTGAAGACGTTCGATCGCGCGATGCTGCAGGCCTGGCTCGACCGCCGCTATCGCGCGCCCGTGATGGTGATCGCGGCCGCCGGCGACGTCGAACATGCGCGCATCGTCGATGAGGCTGAAAAGCTCTTCGGTGGTTTTTCCTCAGCGCGACCGACTGACCCGACGCGCGCGATCTATCGCGGCGGCGACGTGCGCAAGGCGCGCCGTCTCGAACAGGCGCATCTCATGCTCGGCTTCGAGGGGCCGTCCTATCAGGGCGACGCGCATTACGCGGCGCACGCTTTCGCCCATGTGCTTGGCGGCGCCATGTCGTCGCGGCTGTTCCAGGAAGTGCGCGAGAAGCGCGGCCTCGCCTATGCGATCGATGCGGCCCATTGGGCCTATTCCGATTGCGGCGTGTTCTGCGTCAGCGCCGGCGCCGGCGAGGAAGACGTTTCCGATCTCATCGCGGTCACGCTCGACGAGATCGCGCGCGCGACGCATGATCTTTCGCAGGAAGAGCTTGATCGCGCGCGGGCGCAAATGCGCGTCTCGCTGATGAGCGGCTTTGAATCGCCTTCGCAGCGGGCCGACCAGATCGCGCATCAGCTTCTTGCTTACGATCGCCTCGTAGGCAGCGATGAAATCCTCGCCAAGCTCGACGCGCTCACGATTGAATCCGTCCGCGCCGCGGGCGCGCGCATGCTCGAAACAGCGCCGACTTTTACAGCGATCGGCCCGATCAGGGGCGCGCCGCGCATCGATCAGATCGCCGCGCGCGTCGGCGCGCCGGTTCCTCCCTCCACTCCGGCCGCCGCATGA
- the thrC gene encoding threonine synthase — protein MLHISTRGEAPPLSFTDALLAGLARDGGLYVPETYPTLSRETIAGFAGRSYAAVAEAVIGALSGGEIEAAALSRMIGDAYGTFRHPAVCPLVQIGDNLFLLELFHGPTLAFKDVAMQLLGRLMDHALKARGQRATIVGATSGDTGSAAIDAFRGLDQVDVFILYPHGRVSDVQRRQMTTVAADNVHAIAIEGDFDDCQSLLKALFNHHGFRDELKLSGVNSINWARIAAQATYYFTSAVALGGPHRKVSFTVPTGNFGDILAGYVAGRMGLPIERLVIATNANDILARTLATGAYEMRAVEATTSPSMDIQISSNFERLLFEAYGRDSGAVKRLMANLAQSRSFTIDEPALAKIRSQFDAQGVGESEVAAEIKETLGASGYLLDPHTAVATRAARQAIARDPSTPMIVLSTAHPAKFPDAVEKACGVRPRLPPHLGDLMSKREHFTVLANDQGAVERFIRERARAATEKAA, from the coding sequence GTGCTGCACATTTCCACCCGCGGCGAAGCGCCGCCCCTCTCCTTCACCGACGCGCTGCTGGCGGGCCTCGCGCGCGACGGGGGGCTTTACGTTCCGGAGACCTATCCGACGCTCTCGCGCGAGACGATCGCAGGCTTCGCGGGGCGGTCTTACGCCGCCGTTGCGGAAGCCGTCATCGGCGCCCTGTCGGGCGGGGAGATCGAGGCTGCGGCGCTCAGCCGCATGATCGGCGACGCCTATGGAACGTTCCGCCACCCGGCGGTCTGCCCGCTCGTCCAGATCGGCGACAATCTGTTTCTTCTCGAACTTTTCCACGGCCCGACGCTCGCCTTCAAGGATGTGGCGATGCAACTGCTCGGGCGGCTGATGGACCATGCGCTGAAAGCGCGCGGCCAGCGCGCCACCATTGTCGGCGCGACTTCGGGCGATACGGGCAGCGCGGCGATCGATGCGTTCCGCGGCCTCGATCAGGTCGATGTTTTCATCCTCTATCCCCACGGCCGCGTGTCTGATGTGCAGCGCCGGCAGATGACGACGGTCGCCGCCGACAATGTCCACGCCATCGCGATCGAAGGCGATTTCGACGATTGCCAATCGCTTCTGAAAGCCTTGTTCAACCATCACGGCTTTCGCGATGAGTTGAAGCTGTCCGGCGTCAACTCGATCAACTGGGCGCGTATCGCCGCACAGGCGACCTATTATTTCACCTCGGCCGTCGCGCTTGGCGGGCCGCATCGGAAAGTCTCCTTCACGGTCCCGACGGGCAATTTCGGCGACATCCTCGCCGGCTATGTCGCCGGCCGCATGGGGCTGCCGATCGAACGACTCGTCATCGCGACGAACGCCAACGATATTCTCGCGCGCACGCTCGCGACGGGCGCCTATGAGATGCGCGCCGTCGAGGCGACGACCTCGCCTTCGATGGATATCCAGATCTCCTCGAATTTCGAGCGTCTGCTGTTCGAGGCCTATGGCCGCGACAGCGGCGCGGTGAAGCGGCTGATGGCCAATCTCGCGCAATCGCGCTCCTTCACGATCGACGAGCCGGCGCTCGCAAAGATCAGATCGCAGTTCGATGCGCAGGGCGTCGGCGAAAGCGAGGTTGCGGCCGAGATCAAGGAAACGCTTGGCGCCAGCGGCTATCTGCTTGATCCCCATACGGCGGTCGCAACGCGAGCGGCGCGTCAGGCGATCGCGCGCGATCCTTCGACGCCGATGATCGTTCTCTCCACCGCCCATCCCGCGAAATTCCCTGACGCGGTCGAGAAGGCCTGCGGCGTGCGACCCAGGCTGCCGCCGCATCTTGGCGACCTCATGAGCAAGCGCGAGCATTTCACCGTGCTCGCCAACGATCAGGGCGCCGTCGAGCGCTTCATCCGCGAGCGCGCCCGCGCCGCGACGGAGAAAGCGGCGTGA